A region from the Aegilops tauschii subsp. strangulata cultivar AL8/78 chromosome 5, Aet v6.0, whole genome shotgun sequence genome encodes:
- the LOC109734632 gene encoding ACT domain-containing protein ACR4 isoform X2: MDLNLVISKAYITSDGGWFMDVFNVTDKEGMKLKDKAAIAEIEGYIRKSLGADSRYMPAKRRSVGVAASTDHNVIELTGSDRPGLLSEVSAVLASLKCNVVSAEIWTHNTRVAAVMRVTDEDTMLAVTDTVRLEMIKERLSYLLRGNNLSRGAAMAEASGTSATNTERRLHQMMLSDGDTEEFHGHVPAQPQRPNVTVRNWKDKDYSVVTIRCKDRPKLLFDTVCTLTDLRYVVYHANIDASNNQAYQEFYVRHVNGSPMNTEAERLRVIQCLESAIERRVSEGVKLELCSNDKVGLLSEVTRIFRENSLTVTRAEVSTRGRTAVNTFYVRSSAGEIVDQKTIDSIREAIGHNIQVKGHPEAPPAPQKKESPTWFLFANLFRPRSLPSLGMFVR, from the exons ATGGATCTCAATCTTGTGATAAGCAAGGCATACATAACCTCAGATGGGGGGTGGTTCATGGATG TTTTCAATGTGACTGATAAGGAAGGGATGAAATTGAAAGACAAGGCTGCTATTGCGGAGATTGAGGGCTACATCCGGAAG TCCTTGGGCGCAGATTCAAGATACATGCCTGCTAAACGGAGATCGGTGGGTGTCGCCGCTTCAACGGACCACAATGTCATTGAGCTGACAGGGAGCGACCGTCCAGGCCTGCTCTCTGAAGTCAGCGCGGTGCTGGCAAGCCTCAAATGCAATGTGGTCAGTGCTGAGATTTGGACCCATAACACCAGAGTCGCAGCCGTGATGCGAGTCACCGATGAGGACACCATGCTAGCCGTCACCGACACCGTGAGGCTTGAAATGATCAAGGAGCGACTGTCCTACCTTCTCCGAGGAAACAATCTCTCGCGAGGAGCTGCCATGGCAGAAGCATCGGGGACTTCTGCCACAAATACCGAGAGAAGGCTGCACCAGATGATGCTTAGTGACGGGGACACTGAAGAGTTTCATGGGCATGTCCCAGCTCAACCTCAGAGGCCTAATGTCACTGTTCGGAATTGGAAAGACAAGGACTACTCGGTGGTGACCATCCGGTGCAAGGACAGGCCGAAGCTTCTGTTCGACACTGTGTGCACCTTGACAGACCTGCGCTATGTTGTCTACCATGCAAACATTGACGCCAGCAATAATCAAGCGTACCAG GAATTCTATGTAAGACATGTGAATGGATCTCCAATGAACACTGAAGCTGAAAGATTGAGAGTCATCCAGTGCCTTGAAAGTGCAATTGAGCGCAGGGTATCTGAG GGTGTGAAACTTGAGCTGTGTTCAAATGACAAGGTCGGCCTCCTGTCTGAGGTCACCCGCATCTTCCGGGAGAACAGCCTGACTGTCACAAGAGCAGAGGTGAGCACCAGGGGCAGGACAGCCGTCAACACATTCTACGTCCGCAGTTCTGCGGGGGAGATAGTTGACCAGAAGACCATTGATTCCATCAGGGAAGCCATAGGACATAATATTCAGGTGAAAGGCCACCCTGAGGCACCACCAGCACCCCAGAAGAAAGAGTCCCCGACATGGTTCCTCTTCGCAAACTTATTCCGGCCAAGGTCTCTCCCTAGTCTTGGAATGTTCGTGCGGTAA
- the LOC109734632 gene encoding ACT domain-containing protein ACR4 isoform X1 → MSIDEGYGPTWDSDDEYDNFIRKMNPPSIIIDNDSLVDATIVKVGSANEYGILLEVIQVLMDLNLVISKAYITSDGGWFMDVFNVTDKEGMKLKDKAAIAEIEGYIRKSLGADSRYMPAKRRSVGVAASTDHNVIELTGSDRPGLLSEVSAVLASLKCNVVSAEIWTHNTRVAAVMRVTDEDTMLAVTDTVRLEMIKERLSYLLRGNNLSRGAAMAEASGTSATNTERRLHQMMLSDGDTEEFHGHVPAQPQRPNVTVRNWKDKDYSVVTIRCKDRPKLLFDTVCTLTDLRYVVYHANIDASNNQAYQEFYVRHVNGSPMNTEAERLRVIQCLESAIERRVSEGVKLELCSNDKVGLLSEVTRIFRENSLTVTRAEVSTRGRTAVNTFYVRSSAGEIVDQKTIDSIREAIGHNIQVKGHPEAPPAPQKKESPTWFLFANLFRPRSLPSLGMFVR, encoded by the exons ATGTCCATTG ATGAAGGCTATGGCCCTACCTGGGACAGCGACGACGAGTACGACAACTTCATACGCAAGATGAACCCGCCAAG TATCATCATCGACAACGATTCGTTGGTGGACGCGACGATTGTCAAG GTTGGTAGTGCAAACGAGTATGGGATTCTGCTGGAAGTGATCCAAGTCCTCATGGATCTCAATCTTGTGATAAGCAAGGCATACATAACCTCAGATGGGGGGTGGTTCATGGATG TTTTCAATGTGACTGATAAGGAAGGGATGAAATTGAAAGACAAGGCTGCTATTGCGGAGATTGAGGGCTACATCCGGAAG TCCTTGGGCGCAGATTCAAGATACATGCCTGCTAAACGGAGATCGGTGGGTGTCGCCGCTTCAACGGACCACAATGTCATTGAGCTGACAGGGAGCGACCGTCCAGGCCTGCTCTCTGAAGTCAGCGCGGTGCTGGCAAGCCTCAAATGCAATGTGGTCAGTGCTGAGATTTGGACCCATAACACCAGAGTCGCAGCCGTGATGCGAGTCACCGATGAGGACACCATGCTAGCCGTCACCGACACCGTGAGGCTTGAAATGATCAAGGAGCGACTGTCCTACCTTCTCCGAGGAAACAATCTCTCGCGAGGAGCTGCCATGGCAGAAGCATCGGGGACTTCTGCCACAAATACCGAGAGAAGGCTGCACCAGATGATGCTTAGTGACGGGGACACTGAAGAGTTTCATGGGCATGTCCCAGCTCAACCTCAGAGGCCTAATGTCACTGTTCGGAATTGGAAAGACAAGGACTACTCGGTGGTGACCATCCGGTGCAAGGACAGGCCGAAGCTTCTGTTCGACACTGTGTGCACCTTGACAGACCTGCGCTATGTTGTCTACCATGCAAACATTGACGCCAGCAATAATCAAGCGTACCAG GAATTCTATGTAAGACATGTGAATGGATCTCCAATGAACACTGAAGCTGAAAGATTGAGAGTCATCCAGTGCCTTGAAAGTGCAATTGAGCGCAGGGTATCTGAG GGTGTGAAACTTGAGCTGTGTTCAAATGACAAGGTCGGCCTCCTGTCTGAGGTCACCCGCATCTTCCGGGAGAACAGCCTGACTGTCACAAGAGCAGAGGTGAGCACCAGGGGCAGGACAGCCGTCAACACATTCTACGTCCGCAGTTCTGCGGGGGAGATAGTTGACCAGAAGACCATTGATTCCATCAGGGAAGCCATAGGACATAATATTCAGGTGAAAGGCCACCCTGAGGCACCACCAGCACCCCAGAAGAAAGAGTCCCCGACATGGTTCCTCTTCGCAAACTTATTCCGGCCAAGGTCTCTCCCTAGTCTTGGAATGTTCGTGCGGTAA